A genomic stretch from Pelodiscus sinensis isolate JC-2024 chromosome 23, ASM4963464v1, whole genome shotgun sequence includes:
- the FAM43B gene encoding protein FAM43B: MLPWRRNKFVLVEEERKGKGKSLGPGLSYTSLLSSLVRSCPDLLPECPLERLGSVFRSRRQTVELNQEDPSYTAWYLGNAVTLHAKGEGCTDEAVAKIWAKSEAGAGGTKMKLTLGPHGIRLAPCEKGGGRRAGHAYLLHRITYCGADGRHPKVFAWVYRHQVKHKAVVLRCHAVLVSRAEKARAMARLLYQTATSAFSQFKRLQRQNDARQLQRQLLGDAFVPRVPLRKRLNGTCPYRPPAERGRGARRLSSILEEEEEENLGASCHHAAAAAASSRTSPGGAATAPGLQAAEVLTLAREMRGWSLRSPLAAERPPWKPPRKAPCLSC, encoded by the coding sequence ATGCTGCCTTGGCGCAGGAACAAGTTCGTGTTGGTGGAGGAGGAGCGCAAAGGCAAAGGGAAGAGCCTGGGACCGGGGCTCAGCTACACCTCGCTGCTCTCCAGCCTGGTGCGCTCCTGCCCGGACCTGCTGCCCGAGTGCCCGCTGGAGCGGCTGGGCAGCGTGTTCCGCAGCCGGCGGCAGACGGTGGAGCTGAACCAGGAGGACCCCAGCTACACGGCCTGGTACCTGGGCAACGCGGTCACCCTGCACGCCAAGGGCGAGGGCTGCACGGACGAGGCGGTGGCCAAGATCTGGGCCAAGAGCGAGGCCGGGGCCGGCGGCACCAAGATGAAGCTGACGCTGGGGCCGCACGGCATCCGCCTGGCCCCCTGCGAGAAGGGCGGCGGGCGGCGGGCGGGCCACGCTTACCTGCTGCACCGCATCACCTACTGCGGGGCGGACGGCCGGCACCCCAAGGTCTTCGCCTGGGTCTACCGGCACCAGGTGAAGCACAAGGCCGTGGTGCTGCGCTGCCACGCCGTGCTGGTGTCCCGGGCCGAGAAGGCGCGGGCCATGGCGCGGCTGCTCTACCAGACCGCCACCTCCGCCTTCAGCCAGTTCAAGCGCCTGCAGCGGCAGAACGACGCCCGCCAGCTCCAGCGCCAGCTGCTGGGCGACGCCTTCGTCCCCCGGGTGCCCCTGCGCAAGCGGCTCAACGGGACCTGCCCCTACCGGCCCCCCGCCGAGCGCGGCCGCGGCGCCCGCCGCCTCAGCTCcatcctggaggaggaggaggaggaaaacctCGGCGCCTCCTGCCACCAcgcggccgccgccgccgcctcctccaggACCAGCCCCGGCGGCGCCGCGACGGCTCCAGGCCTCCAGGCGGCCGAGGTGCTGACCCTGGCCCGGGAGatgagggggtggagcctgcgCAGCCCGCTGGCTGCGGAGAGGCCGCCCTGGAAGCCCCCCCGAAAGGCGCCCTGCTTGTCCTGCTAG
- the MUL1 gene encoding mitochondrial ubiquitin ligase activator of NFKB 1, producing the protein MESGGRPSTGQVILLATSSAITAILYSIYRQKSKVANSLKGAKQVHLDQDLKNILMEAPGKCVPYAVIEGVVQSVKETLSSQFVDNCKGVVQRLTLQEHKMVWNRTTHIWNDCEKIIHQRTNTTPFDLVPHEDGANITVRVVKPLDSAELSLETVYEKFHPSIQSFTDVIGHYISGERPKGIQETEEMLKVGTTLTGIGELVLDNNTIKLQPPKQGMQYYLSSLDFDSLLKKQESSVKLWKILTVIFGFATCATLFFILRKQYRQLREKQRLKQIQDEFRKTQEQLRNDMNTEGGETTKNACVICLSNIKSCVFLECGHVCSCDECYQALPDPKKCPICRQEIARVVPLYNS; encoded by the exons ATGGAAAGTGGGGGGCGCCCGTCTACTGGCCAAGTTATATTGCTGGCCACTAGTTCGGCTATCACGGCAATTCTGTACTCCATTTACAGGCAGAAATCTAAAGTTGCTAACAGCCTTAAG GGAGCAAAGCAAGTACATTTAGATCAAGACTTGAAGAACATTCTTATGGAAGCACCAGGAAAATGTGTCCCATATGCAGTTATTGAAG GTGTTGTACAGTCTGTTAAGGAAACTCTCAGCAGCCAATTTGTGGACAATTGCAAGGGGGTGGTTCAGAGGCTGACACTACAGGAGCACAAAATGGTGTGGAATCGAACAACCCATATCTG GAATGACTGTGAAAAGATCATCCACCAGAGAACCAACACAACACCCTTTGACTTAGTGCCTCACGAGGACGGTGCCAACATCACAGTAAGGGTGGTAAAGCCCCTGGATTCTGCAGAACTCAGCTTGGAGACGGTATACGAAAAGTTCCATCCCTCTATTCAATCCTTCACGGATGTGATTGGCCATTACATTAGCGGAGAACGTCCCAAAGGCATTCAAGAAACTGAAGAAATGCTGAAGGTTGGAACAACATTAACGGGAATAGGAGAGTTGGTCCTAGACAACAACACTATCAAGTTGCAGCCCCCCAAGCAGGGGATGCAGTATTATCTGAGCAGCCTGGATTTTGATTCCTTGCTGAAGAAGCAAGAATCAAGTGTCAAACTCTGGAAAATCCTGACTGTCATTTTCGGCTTTGCAACCTGTGCCACGCTCTTCTTCATTCTGAGGAAGCAGTACCGGCAGCTTCGAGAAAAGCAGCGCCTGAAACAGATACAAGATGAATTCAGGAAGACTCAGGAGCAGCTAAGGAATGACATGAACACAGAGGGTGGGGAGACTACAAAAAATGCCTGTGTCATCTGTCTGAGTAACATTAAGTCCTGTGTCTTTCTAGAGTGTGGGCATGTCTGCTCATGTGATGAGTGCTACCAGGCACTTCCAGATCCAAAGAAATGCCCTATTTGTAGGCAGGAGATTGCTAGAGTAGTTCCTTTGTACAACAGCTAA